Proteins encoded in a region of the Pocillopora verrucosa isolate sample1 chromosome 11, ASM3666991v2, whole genome shotgun sequence genome:
- the LOC131777680 gene encoding octapeptide-repeat protein T2-like isoform X2 codes for MDWLEREIVMEEELERGREEKRKGDEQTKREEQIKREEQRKREEQRKREERRKREREWKAQQERVKRLGRKRERRQEMRGAELERGRVGVTAKERTRDEINRGRDKRRVRCHKCRGFGHVRAECPTRRGPVVPHQDQDQGKEVIVNNYHFHASLDNVRFH; via the exons ATGGACTGGCTTGAAAGGGAAATAGTTATGGAAGAGGAActggaaagaggaagagaagaaaaaagaaaaggtgatgaGCAAACGAAAAGAGAGGAACAAataaagagagaagaacaaagaaagagagaagaacaaagaaagagagaagaacgaagaaaaagagaaagggaatGGAAAGCGCAACAGGAGAGGGTAAAAAGgttaggaagaaaaagagagagacgtCAAGAGATGAGAGGCGCGGAGTTAGAGAGAGGAAGAGTGGGCGTAACGGCAAAAGAAAGGACCCGGGATGAAATTAACAGAGGAAGAGATAAGAGAAGAG ttcgGTGTCACAAGTGTCGAGGGTTTGGCCACGTACGTGCCGAATGCCCAACGAGACGCGGCCCGGTTGTGCCCCACCAAGATCaagatcaaggaaaagaagtgatagttaataattatcattttcacgCCTCTCTTGACAATGTAAGATTTCACTAA
- the LOC131777680 gene encoding octapeptide-repeat protein T2-like isoform X1 has product MARDGGSREHVINMDWLEREIVMEEELERGREEKRKGDEQTKREEQIKREEQRKREEQRKREERRKREREWKAQQERVKRLGRKRERRQEMRGAELERGRVGVTAKERTRDEINRGRDKRRVRCHKCRGFGHVRAECPTRRGPVVPHQDQDQGKEVIVNNYHFHASLDNVRFH; this is encoded by the exons ATGGCCCGAGATGGAGGATCACGTG AGCATGTCATTAACATGGACTGGCTTGAAAGGGAAATAGTTATGGAAGAGGAActggaaagaggaagagaagaaaaaagaaaaggtgatgaGCAAACGAAAAGAGAGGAACAAataaagagagaagaacaaagaaagagagaagaacaaagaaagagagaagaacgaagaaaaagagaaagggaatGGAAAGCGCAACAGGAGAGGGTAAAAAGgttaggaagaaaaagagagagacgtCAAGAGATGAGAGGCGCGGAGTTAGAGAGAGGAAGAGTGGGCGTAACGGCAAAAGAAAGGACCCGGGATGAAATTAACAGAGGAAGAGATAAGAGAAGAG ttcgGTGTCACAAGTGTCGAGGGTTTGGCCACGTACGTGCCGAATGCCCAACGAGACGCGGCCCGGTTGTGCCCCACCAAGATCaagatcaaggaaaagaagtgatagttaataattatcattttcacgCCTCTCTTGACAATGTAAGATTTCACTAA
- the LOC136284257 gene encoding uncharacterized protein has protein sequence MYNRSLRLRKVAHHRSIDDLLKSYCQVLDYGLLAMVSSFSDREEDEAVFHQKFVTGLQTLQALGFQYFLYGTIFWERDRKQNLGKSILSHLTSYEEHSDCLLCVGEQKETPCFHPCCQNLVLQMAVNCGLFCVTIDGCIVPSDDSIMKTSQTAPKETPLLSSHTTEASTSCHDKDSIKRPSTQVGVDEPVFNKDDLLDHTNDVNVDVGSNRCSTPQGSLKTHEVTLGEPSTSLLFMPGSNQGMLWKPAELKDKCQQHLENIDPYCSELAKFVMPLKGFLAAINPSQDNATERSNLRYFLKIIDKHANKDVQSQVRLSSNNGSQECMQVQGYSSFCGLCAMNNAIGCSRKGPTMFNLFDLDLAADIIWLKQVCEVGCGFSVPLEPMRGLDGDYSILAMEEAAIRKNCTFQRLDLPLRALVDGAAINSLDTSSLQEFYSLLLGLFQADERPSLIVRTKEYHFVTLLFKADAIVLLDSRRTSALPLSLKDGLGYIQREAYQNPDFAAVNLQGPGTYGNPVRVNDLPEVKLHTNFHCTLDEVWDLSSTISDDTIIATLHGQVKAKDVRTLKPGNQINDVVINYIGPFLMSQKKDVYVASTFWLNHSSQELGVKEMLRCDFHKYEKFVFPVHCPGHWWCVLIDRPMKLYGEFDSLCKDRRSDYVFQVLCREFKTANIDISSFRRLSQEEREKLPSQGQNVFDCGVFVLGFISAFVNNLEMNFSLRDMPFLRNSFAKIIMNGQPVCDIKNCPSTQESCHPACEEGGHGSVLGLVGCSTIETMRCRGQENICSDKESGVSGTGLIHCAGENSSARIGEDGIKKCRTGVSPFSPDKTMEEVSVGFGVAFPGKYELGDFEKDYEDMEDDPFVVPPPLLPLDIQLRDKDTELSNENNIQASEPDDEDLVLYELLKPPYDASHELPTLQMLYSKEERKVFQGLNPITEQYLFKLRKEKGINVPRGCYHAVMTTEEMVDFDYWRQVRKGKSRQRFFHYRWDRAFEVWTKENTEELIDVASILERVDSDGWVLLNITEQYHYEMWRDWKWRQLEEKDLL, from the exons ATGTATAATCGAAGTCTAAGGTTGAGGAAAGTGGCTCACCATAGAAGTATTGATGATTTATTGAAGAGTTATTGTCAGGTTCTGGATTATGGACTCCTTGCCATGGTATCGTCGTTTTCTGACAGAGAGGAAGATGAAGCTGTGTTTCACCAGAAGTTTGTAACTGGCCTTCAAACTTTACAGGCTTTGGGTTTTCAGTACTTTCTCTATGGTACAATCTTTTGGGAGAGAGACAGAAAGCAAAACCTGGGAAAGTCAATTCTAAGTCATCTCACCAGTTACGAGGAGCACTCTGACTGCTTGTTGTGCGTTGGAGagcaaaaagaaactccatgcTTTCATCCCTGCTGCCAGAATCTTGTGCTTCAGATGGCTGTTAACTGTGGGCTCTTCTGTGTAACAATAGATGGTTGCATTGTACCATCTGATGATAGTATAATGAAAACATCTCAGACAGCTCCAAAGGAAACCCCTCTGTTAAGTAGCCATACAACTGAGGCTAGTACTTCATGCCATGATAAAGACAGTATCAAAAGACCTAGCACCCAAGTCGGTGTTGATGAGCCAGTGTTCAATAAGGATGATCTGCTTGACCATACAAATGATGTAAATGTTGATGTTGGATCCAACAGATGCAGTACACCCCAAGGAAGTCTGAAAACCCATGAAGTCACCCTTGGTGAGCCATCCACATCATTGCTGTTCATGCCAGGAAGCAATCAAGGAATGCTATGGAAGCCAGCTGAGTTGAAGGACAAGTGTCAGCAACATCTAGAGAACATTGATCCTTATTGCAGTGAACTGGCCAAGTTTGTAATGCCCTTGAAGGGCTTTCTTGCAGCCATAAATCCTTCTCAAGATAATGCCACAGAAAGAAGTAACTTGAGGTACTTTTTAAAGATTATTGACAAGCATGCAAATAAAGATGTACAGAGCCAAGTGCGCCTAAGTAGCAACAATGGCAGTCAGGAGTGTATGCAAGTTCAAGGGTACAGCTCATTCTGTGGACTTTGTGCAATGAACAATGCAATAGGTTGTTCCAGGAAAGGACCTACtatgttcaatttgtttgaccTAGATTTGGCAGCAGACATCATTTGGTTAAAACAGGTTTGTGAAGTTGGCTGTGGATTTTCTGTACCTTTAGAGCCTATGCGGGGTCTTGATGGTGACTACAGTATTTTAGCAATGGAGGAGGCAGCAATTAGGAAGAACTGTACATTTCAAAGACTAGATTTACCCTTGAGGGCACTTGTGGATGGTGCTGCAATTAATTCCCTTGACACCAGCAGTCTCCAGGAATTTTATTCCCTTCTTCTGGGATTGTTCCAGGCAGATGAGAGACCATCACTCATTGTGAGGACAAAGGAATATCACTTTGTTACTCTGCTCTTTAAAGCAGATGCAATTGTACTTCTTGATAGTCGCAGGACATCTGCTCTTCCACTGTCCCTTAAAGATGGCCTAGGTTACATTCAGAGAGAAGCATATCAGAACCCAGATTTTGCTGCTGTAAACCTTCAAGGGCCTGGAACTTATGGCAATCCTGTGAGAGTGAATGACTTGCCAGAAGTTAAGCTgcacacaaattttcattgcacACTGGATGAGGTGTGGGATTTAAGCAGTACTATAAGTGATGATACCATCATTGCCACACTCCATGGACAAGTCAAAGCAAAAGATGTTCGTACCCTCAAGCCAGGTAACCAAATAAATGATGTTGTGATCAACTACATTGGTCCATTCTTAATGAGTCAGAAAAAGGATGTGTATGTGGCAAGCACCTTTTGGCTAAATCACAGCAGCCAAGAGCTGGGTGTTAAGGAAATGCTtaggtgtgattttcacaagtatgaaaagtttgtatttcCTGTTCATTGCCCTGGTCACTGGTGGTGTGTCTTAATAGACAGGCCAATGAAGTTGTATGGGGAATTTGACTCCCTTTGTAAAGATCGAAGGAgtgattatgtttttcaggtcTTGTGCAGGGAATTCAAAACTGcaaatattgatatttcttcatttcgaagGTTAAGTcaggaggaaagagaaaagttgcCTTCTCAAGGACAGAATGTTTTTGACTGTGGTGTCTTTGTGTTGGGTTTTATCAGTGCATTTGTCAACAACTTGGAAATGAATTTCAGCTTAAGGGATATGCCATTCCTGCGGAATTCATTTGCGAAAATTATCATGAATGGGCAACCAGTAtgtgacattaaaaattgtcCCAGTACCCAAGAAAGTTGTCATCCAGCTTGTGAAGAAGGTGGCCATGGAAGTGTCCTTGGGCTAGTTGGTTGCTCTACCATTGAAACTATGAGATGTAGGGGTCAAGAGAATATTTGCAGTGACAAAGAATCTGGAGTAAGTGGTACAGGACTTATACATTGTGCTGGTGAAAACAGCAGTGCAAGAATAGGTGAAGATGGAATTAAGAAATGCAGAACAGGAGTGAGTCCATTTAGTCCTGACAAAAccatggaagaggtttctgttggttttggtgttgcttttcctgGTAAGTATGAATTAGGGGATTTTGAGAAGGATTATGAAGATATGGAAGATGATCCATTTGTTGTCCCCCCTCCTCTTCTGCCATTAGACATTCAACTACGGGACAAAGACACAgagttgtcaaatgaaaacaatattcaag ccagtgaaccagatgatgaagatttggTCTTGTATGAGCTCCTCAAGCCTCCTTATGATGCTTCTCACGAG cttCCAACCCTACAGATGCTCTATTctaaagaagaaaggaaggtattccaaggccttaaccccatcactgagcaatatcttttcaaactaaggaaggagaaagggataaatgttccaagagggtgttaccatgcagtgatgacaacagaaGAAATGGTAGATTTTGATTACTGGAGGCAGGTAAGGAAGGGGAAGTCgagacaaagatttttccattacAGGTGGGATAGAGCCTTCGAAGTTTGGACCAAGGAGAACACAGAAGAGTTGATAGATGTGGCAAGTATCTTAGAGCGAGTTGATAGTGATGGATGGGTCTTATTGAACATCACAGAACAGTATCACTATGAaatgtggagagactggaaatggaggcaacttgaggagaaagaccttttgtaa
- the LOC131795307 gene encoding uncharacterized protein has protein sequence MSSFSFKQVLIVFFCYKILPGEATWHKLNFGPPACFEARNNRPGYVTYRGSQGILVGALKLVHRSGHVRCVSDVAFNSRWGCHDYSSLKASPLNVVITDKQNNLIFPLPQFIKNAAGLWYDMPVVNDLHSDELVFSNFDFPLYLQPHMELRVWYGEDLKNWYDGDNQGRVCVDVFGYVIGDIGGGQGGSSGGGGNSRAQVLLKDLRESLGHVMQNNWK, from the exons ATGAGTTCGTTTTCTTTCAAACAGGTTCTTATCGTTTTCTTCTGCTACAAGATATTACCAG GAGAGGCCACATGGcacaaattaaattttggtCCTCCCGCTTGCTTTGAGGCCAGAAATAATCGTCCAGGTTACGTCACTTACCGAGGCTCGCAAGGCATTCTGGTTGGTGCCTTGAAGCTTGTGCACAGGTCAGGCCACGTGCGATGCGTCTCGGATGTCGCTTTCAACAGTCGCTGGGGTTGCCATGATTACAGTTCTCTCAAGGCGAGCCCACTGAATGTGGTTATCACTGATAAGCAGAACAACCTGATCTTTCCGCTGCCGCAGTTTATCAAAAATGCAGCAGGTTTATGGTACGACATGCCAGTGGTAAATGACTTGCACTCTGACGAGCTCGTGTTCTCCAACTTCGATTTCCCGTTGTATCTCCAGCCACATATGGAGCTCCGCGTTTGGTACGGCGAAGATCTGAAGAATTGGTATGACGGAGATAACCAGGGAAGGGTGTGTGTGGACGTGTTTGGTTACGTCATTGGAGACATTGGAGGCGGTCAAGGAGGGTCTTCGGGAGGAGGAGGGAACTCGCGAGCGCAGGTCCTGTTGAAAGATCTGAGAGAGAGCCTGGGGCACGTTATGCAGAACAACTGGAAGTAA